The window ttcgaatttaaaaaaatacaaggtTGAATAGGGATGGAGAAAGAGTGCGTGTGAGCCTAGTGAGTTGATAATATGTTCTAAActcaacccatttattttagccTTTAAATTCAAAACACATTTAAGATAAGCTCTTCTACAACGAATAGGTTCAAGACTTATTATGATAGATTTACTCTCGTGGAATTATGggcaaaatagaagaaattaaTGTCTTTTAactttgaaaatttgtcaaCTCAAGTCCTTATTATGTTTAAACCAATTTATAACTAATTTACCTGAtataattaactcatttaacacCACATGGCAAGTCTATGCTTGTATCGATCCCGCACACAATATAATGTGGAATAATAGACAAAATTGAAGCGATTGATGTGTCTTTTAGCTTTGAGAAGTCATCGACTCAAGCCCTTGTGTAAAAGCTAGTTAAGTCAAAAGTCTCCATATGCTCGATTTTAATTGGAGTGCAATTAAGCCTTTCAATAGCACATTTCCAAAAGATCGGAAGTTGGGAAATGTACTTTTTTAATCATCTTGAggtaccgaccaaaaaaaacaatCCTCTTGACGTGGGTGTGACTCGGCCAGCGGCTCCCGTAGGTGCCCCTACATACCTAGGcgaatttttataagaaattattattattattattattattattatgaaccggatttgatgagattttttaaGGTTAAATGCTATGCCTTTCTCGGCAGACGTAACCGGGATTAAGATCGTGTCCgattgtacaaaaaaaaaaaaagaaaaaaaaaggagatctTTATGGGATTCGGTATGTTCCGTTTGAGAGGAGGAGGGGAAACTGAAAAGTTAAGTAAAAGATGtcagaaaatttaattttttttttcaatttttctattcgagCTTCCATCCCCTCCATTGTTTCAAAACAATGCATGAGGTACAAACAAATAGTTTAAATGGACATAATCTGTTGTTGATGTGCGAAGGGtctcaattaaagtaacttaGCCGAAAAGGCACGGAACGGCATAGTAATTCTAGGAAAAAAATCATcgtaagaaaggaaaaaaaatagaacaaattcTTCGGGGGCTCACTTAttcgataaattaaaaaaaggtacattttgcacaaaaatatatatttaatttcttcATCTCATTAGTAACTCAcatacaaaaaaattactacactatgaaaatttaatatatttcagacaaaaaaagaaaaagaaaaagaaaaagaaagagccgAATTTGCGCACCGCAATACTTCCTAATTCTTTTTTCCtgaccaaaaggaaaatgctCCCTAAACTTTGATTGGCCAGTCCGAACTTTCTTGATTCGAAGGAAGCCCACGTGGCAGCTTCCAGAATCGTCTGGACATCAAAACCTccgcaccaaaaaaaaaaaaaaaaaaaaaaaaaaaaaaaaaaaaccagagaaaGGGGAGAGACGCAGCTACATCGCTCCGCTCGTCTTGATTCCTAAGCTCACTCCACCTcctctctcctccgcctccaACCGCAGCCTGCAGCTCGATCGCCTCGCCGCGCCTCTTCCATGGCGtaagtcctctctctcttcttcccgactctctctctctgcgcttcCGTTCATTCGGCCGGCGAAAAGCGAGGCCAAGACGATCTGGGAGCGGCGCCGGCCTCCCTCCCCCCCGCGGCGTCAATCCCCGCGTTCGGCCACTCGCTCGTCGCCGCTCCGGCGACCCGGCGGTGGCGGTGCACTTTCCACCGTCGCGATTTCGGTTCTCCGAGTTCGATTTCTCGTGCGGAGCGTTTCTCCGTTGCTGCATTGTCGCGTTCGCGGGGCTTGTGTCGGTCGAGCGGGCCGGATTCGATTCCGCGAGGGGTTTTCTGACGATTGGCGTAGTCGAGAGTGGTGTGCGGAGAAGCTGTCGGTTGGATGTGTTTATTTGGAAATTCGGTGTGAATTTGACTgaattatagttttttttcccttaataGCAATTTTCGATATCGCATTGCACATTGCGTGGTTGTGGATCGTGCGCACGCTGTGTGGCTTTGATCTTTAGTTGTGTCGAAGGTTGATCGTGAGATTGCAAGATGAGGAGTCTGATCCATCGGTGTAGCTAGGTATAGTGTAAGAATTCTTGCAGTTTTGGGTCCGATTTGGGAGACAGTTTATCTTCTTACTGAGACGCGTCCAAgaaattcaaatgaaaattgcTTTTAGGTTTGAATTTTGTGGTGCACCGAGCAAATCTTATGTTCGCTTTTACTAGTTTGGAGATACTCCAAGGCTGGACCTGCACTGCAGTAGTTGATTTTGTGAGAGGAAGAGATAGAGTTCAAGGGTAGCTTGTGAGTAATGTTTCcttcaaaatgttttagcaTTGCTCGATAGACTCTATACTTTATAGTCTCTCTTGAAGCATGTTTGATGTTTTATGAGCACCTTCTGGAGTTCTGTGGTATGCATTTTGGCCGGTGTCATTTTAGTGGAAGCAAATTATGTGATTTTGATGGCTTTTGCAGGCTATGAAGATTGGAACGTGCATCTGAGAATTCATATACCTTTGGTGCTTGTATTATTGCTCGAGCCTTTTCTTTAAGTAAGATATTTGCACCACTCTGCAAATATGAGCTTTGCATATAGAGGAAACAGAGCAGATATTGAAAGTGGATTTCCAGGATTTATACATGAACGGCCAACTCTGGTAGGTTCACTCACATTCATGAAATATTGAGCAACCTACATCTTTGTTTACTATCTCAAGCATAGAGCTGTACTTTCCTTTGGTGAGCTGAAATTTTTACgatcctttttcctctttatcaGCGTATCCATGGACATCGGCCAAATTCCAATTCCTTGGCTTTTCTGGTAACAGGTAGCTTTTCCGCATCTTGACTagttctttcccttttctcttctcattAGCTGTCGATAATATATATGAGTTCTATCTTCAGCAGTGCTTTTGCTGTTCATGGTGTTGAACTCTCATCAGATGTCGTCCAACTTCCTGGTACTTAAGTTTGAGCACTTTATGACGGTCTCCTTGTACATAGAGGTATTGTGTATTAACTGAAGAGGTAGCTTTGTGAATGTAGCTATGGCTTGTCGTTGGTGTCTTTCTGCTGGCTACAAGCCTGCGGATGTATGCTACTTGTCAGCAACTTCAAGCTCAAGCCCGAGCTCATGCGGCAGCTGCCAGTGGCTTGCTTGGCCATACTGAATTGCGTGTCCACATGCCACCATCAATTGCATTTGCTACCAGAGGACGGCTACAAGGATTGAGGCTCCAGCTTGCTCTGCTTGATcgtgaatttgatgatttaggTAGGAAACTGATTTCTGAAGCAGGTTTGACAATAAAAGAATTGTAAAGCATGgaacaaattattatttaaaggGCGTTTAGGGGGATTTTTTATTGTCTAATAATCACTGGCTTTGGCACAGCAGAAATTAACTCTTGATTGGTGAATGCTTTCTTTAATATAATCTTGCCGTGGAACCCTACTATTGTTGTGGAAGTCTTGCATTTTTGACTTCCTAGATTGCTGTTTCCATAGTTCTTTTAGTTGATTCATCCTCACAAATGACGCATGCACCTCTCCTATTTTCAAAAGATCCTAGCTTTTGAGCTCCTCATAAGATTTAAAGATTTGACATTGTCAATTTAGATTGTcaatacttttaaaaaattcacaTGGATCTAAGTGAAATAGCCTTAGTATCAAGGATTAAGTACTTTAATTGTGCCAAGCTCAAACTTAAGAAGAATGAACTTCCCAAAGAGTTCGTTGAGTGATTTAGTGCTTTTGGGGATGTGATATATTCCGTTGAGTTATATCTATTTTCACCCGGAGTAACCTTAGTGGCTAGGTTGCCATCCCATGGGTGGAGCCTTACTCAATGCACTAGATAGGATGGTTTGCGTGCCTCCGAAGAATTAGTGGACTTGCAGTTTCTATTACCAATTTTATCCCCACAAAACTTAAGAATAATTAAAAGCATGTCAGTGGACAAATACCTTGATATATGGATAAAATATTAGGAAAACAAGCTCTTTTGTTTAGCTATGACATGTGAATGGTGAAAAAGGATCCCTTGTTGTTGTATTCTGATGACTTTTCCAATGTGGCTTACAAATTAGCGGGAAATAAAGAGTTTGACATGTTTTGAGCTGTCAAACGGCTATAGTTATTGTTATAAGGCAATGTAAAGTGGTGACTATATGATATAGGTAGCTTTTATATATTTAGACTCTGGGGAATAATTGCTTCTGTTGATTGGTCCACGCTGCAGATTATGATACCTTGAGAGCACTGGACTCTGAAAACGTATCCACAACTCCTTCTATGAGTGAGGAGGAGATAAATGCCCTACCTGTTCATAAATACAAGGTTTCTGGTGTCCAGAGGTGAGTTCAAAtgcaattcttttgaaaagcGGTCCAAataccttttcttttgtaaagaGTTTGCCTTTTCTAATGTAAAGTGTCTCTATGTTGTATTACCTTGCTTAGTGCACATTAGCCCAAATTTAGCAATGAAGACAATACTTGCTTTTTAGGTCATGTTCTTATATAGAAATTAACTATTGCAGGGTTACTAActcaattcaagaaaaattattattattctccCCATGGATGCGTGTGTAGCATGCAGTATGCATAAAAACGCAGAAGTTCTTTGCTTAAATTATCAATGAAGTTCCTCAGAATAGTCTTAAACAGTAATTTTGTGTTAGTTTTCGACAGAAGTGCAATGGAATGAACGGTGGGATGTGTATGCATGCATGAGCTGTCCACTTTCACTTGCCTTCAAAAGAAACTTAGTGCGTTGTCAGCTGCTCGAAAACATGTGACAACTGTGACCTTCTGTTCAAACAAATTGTGGATCATGAAATTAGTCTTCAAGTTTGATTGTTACCTTTTGCAAATGAATCAGTTGCAGAAAGAACTCATGTACTTGTGCAATGTCTGAGCTTCTTAGTTACTGCCTTTGATAATATGGCAATTGTGCATGTGGAAATTAAGTTGGCTTTAGCTGAGGTTTATgaattgatttttggacaagTACAAGTATAATGCAAGACTTTTTGATCATTAATTAAACTATATGTTTATAAAAGCTGTGGCAATCAATTAGCATGTTGTCAGAGATAAAAGCTTTTGTTGTCCCCAAGGTTTGGTGTAGTTGGTTGGGACATTGGAGGTTTCAACTCAAGAACTGAAAGTCACCCATTTGAATCCCACCAACTGCATAAACTGCTTCGGGTCAGGCCACATGCGTTGGTCAAATGAATAGACCTAAATGGTTCATGGAGCTTGCAGGGTGTTTCATGAGCTGCCAGATGGTGGGTCTCCATGCCCATACCcctagattaaaaaaaaaaaaaaaactgttgtcACAATTCCTCCTTTTCTGAGACAGCTCAAGAGGTGATAGGGATCCCCAAAATCTCATAGGATTGTAAGACAAAATTTTCTCCCCATAAACATAACTTGTTAGGAAATGGGCGCACAATAGATGTCTTCCGTATTTCCAAATGCTAGTCCGTGAGGGAAATCAAGCCATACATGTAAATTATGGAATTTGGAAGTAACTGCATCAAACAGTGACAGGAGGACAAACAATAGTAATGGATATAATGACCATAATAGGAAGTGCCAACGTTTTGACATGTGCTTTAATATTATgtcaaatatatcattttcccttttctataattaatgtatctttttttttcccccagaATGGATACGTAAGCTCTTAGAAAAAGGTCCACGAGTATATCTAGCATATTTCTTGATAgttatttcctaattttgttTTGGCAAATGATCTCTCTACTATGGGCTGCATCCAAATTCCACTTGTGAGTAATTGTATGCATACTGCTTTTTGATAGAGATGGCTCCTCGCTACAAAAAGCATCGTCTTCTTCGGGTTCTGAGGTACTCTTCCTTTGGCAGCTTTTGCAAATGTTTGCCTGTAGTTACTTTCTTTACTTTACTAGTTATTATGTGTTTATGCTGCTTGGGCTGGGAATTTGGTTTTTTCCTGATGAGGAATTATACCTTATTGTTCACAAAAAGGATTTTGTTTTCAAAGGTCTTGGCCATGCTAGTATTCGTTGTTTCCCTTGCACATGATTACTACCTATTTTGGTTTGCTCACACGTGGATTGTCCTACTCTAGATGATCGGGATTCAACCTTTATATGTGTTATCATGAGTGACTCTGTTGAATGTCGTCCATGTCTTGATTCAATCTGATCTCTTTGCCTTCATATAAAGAGCATGCCAATTTTTGAGAGAAGTGTGAATTATATGATGTGTTtgtccattttcctttttctttttggccgaGTCTACATTTTCATGTTGGCATAACTACATTTATCCATGGGCCACAATGTCTGTGTTACTCAAAGATGGAGCAggcattttaaaaaatgcagACAACATGCCTGCTCCTTTCTGTTGAGTGTGCTTGAGTCATGCATTACTGGCTGAGGTGGGAAGGGGATGGCGGGCTCGTCGTAGAgtgcttttgtttctttgtttcttgttttccctCCTGGCTTAGTTGATCTCATTGATGCGATAAACAGCTGAAGCAAGAGAGCAGAAATGTGGATACAAGTATCAAAGCCCTGGAGGATGAATTGACTTGTAGCATATGCTTGGAGCAGGTCAACAGAGGCGAGCTTCTTCGTAGCTTGCCATGTTTGCATCAGGTTTTTTCTCCTCCTAGTGTATAGTTATATCTTTTCCGTGTCCATTATGGTTTTCTACAATCTCTTGAGGAATTGTCCCGCCAAGGATTGGTGATTGTTGAattgcaaataaataaatctcaaTTTCCATTGAAAAATTTCTGAGTGTTGGTGTGGTACGACAATTTGTGTAACAACTACGACAAAGTGCACGTGCATTTGACTGATTATGATGTGGGATTGGTCCCTCAAGGGACTATAGGAGCCCCCGAGTCCATCCTTCAAGTTTTGCTTATCTCATCCTTTAACATGCATGGCTGAAGTTTCTGCAGTTTCTGTAACATTATGAGATAGAATGGCTCCTTTTTTCATTGTCCTGTCATGCCACTTACTGACTTTGTTTTAGTAGATGAGCACAATATTGATCATTCTCGAATTCTGACTCCCCCCAACCATTTAGATGCAAAAGTAAAATTGGTTTCCATGTTTGACTtctaaagaaaatcttttttatttcaacaaTGTTTATGGTATCAATTTTCTGCTGAACATGGTTTCCAGGAGTGAGCTAAGTGTCTGGCTATTAATGGCTAAAATCGATAAGGGTTTTctggttttgtttattttgtgcATTTCCCTTGCCTTTAGCTAAGCATTTGATTCTCTCTGTTTGCAGTTCCATGCTAACTGCATTGATCCTTGGCTGCGACAACAGGGCACGTGCCCTGTCTGTAAATTCAAGCTTGGCACAGCATGGCAGGAAAGCAGGGATAGCGAGTCGGATGGATCGGATATGGTTTAAAGGCTAACCAATTACCTGTGCCGACTTATGTTAATATATTGTTTTGCGTATCGGTTTCTATAA of the Eucalyptus grandis isolate ANBG69807.140 chromosome 10, ASM1654582v1, whole genome shotgun sequence genome contains:
- the LOC104422481 gene encoding E3 ubiquitin-protein ligase SDIR1 isoform X2, yielding MSFAYRGNRADIESGFPGFIHERPTLRIHGHRPNSNSLAFLVTVLLLFMVLNSHQMSSNFLLWLVVGVFLLATSLRMYATCQQLQAQARAHAAAASGLLGHTELRVHMPPSIAFATRGRLQGLRLQLALLDREFDDLDYDTLRALDSENVSTTPSMSEEEINALPVHKYKVSGVQRDGSSLQKASSSSGSELKQESRNVDTSIKALEDELTCSICLEQVNRGELLRSLPCLHQFHANCIDPWLRQQGTCPVCKFKLGTAWQESRDSESDGSDMV
- the LOC104422481 gene encoding E3 ubiquitin-protein ligase SDIR1 isoform X1, whose product is MSFAYRGNRADIESGFPGFIHERPTLRIHGHRPNSNSLAFLVTAVLLLFMVLNSHQMSSNFLLWLVVGVFLLATSLRMYATCQQLQAQARAHAAAASGLLGHTELRVHMPPSIAFATRGRLQGLRLQLALLDREFDDLDYDTLRALDSENVSTTPSMSEEEINALPVHKYKVSGVQRDGSSLQKASSSSGSELKQESRNVDTSIKALEDELTCSICLEQVNRGELLRSLPCLHQFHANCIDPWLRQQGTCPVCKFKLGTAWQESRDSESDGSDMV